Proteins found in one Tamandua tetradactyla isolate mTamTet1 chromosome 1, mTamTet1.pri, whole genome shotgun sequence genomic segment:
- the LOC143644407 gene encoding protein FAM209-like yields the protein MQTLKWFFFLPLCLSCGSVFMFSPLSDKAKEPQGTVPCAGHFRIRQNLPEHTQGWLGSKWLWLFFVVVLFVVLKFQGGSEKSKDLASTGLRRCSFRTPLKKNQNASPNKDYAFNTLTQLEMDLVKFVSKVRNLKAAMAAGSNLKLQSAEVPAEPHNNVTIYEIWGEDDSE from the exons ATGCAGACGCTGAAATGGTTCTTTTTCCTGCCACTGTGCCTCTCCTGCGGCTCAGTTTTTATGTTTTCTCCTCTGAGCGataaagccaaggaaccccagggaACGGTGCCTTGCGCAGGGCACTTTCGAATTAGGCAGAATCTCCCAGAGCACACCCAAGGCTGGCTTGGGAGCAAATGGCTGTggctcttttttgttgttgtgctgTTTGTGGTACTAAAGTTTCAAGGAGGTAGTGAGAAGAGTAAG GATCTGGCTTCTACTGGCCTTCGGCGCTGTTCGTTTCGCACTCCACTAAAGAAAAACCAAAATGCTTCCCCCAACAAAGACTATGCATTCAATACGTTGACCCAACTTGAGATGGACCTTGTGAAATTTGTATCTAAGGTGCGGAATCTTAAAGCTGCCATGGCAGCTGGCAGTAATCTCAAACTTCAAAGCGCAGAGGTGCCTGCAGAACCGCACAACAATGTTACAATATATGAAATATGGGGAGAAGACGACTCCGAGTGA